In Sphingobacteriaceae bacterium, the following proteins share a genomic window:
- a CDS encoding adenylosuccinate synthase, which produces MSKADVLLGLQWGDEGKGKIVDVLTPKYDIIARFQGGPNAGHTLEFNGIKHVLHTIPSGIFHPTAINIVGNGVVIDPVIFKKEIDALLKLGVDVKSKLMISKRAHLILPTHRLIDAASEASKGKNKIGSTLKGIGPTYMDKTGRNGLRIGDIETNEFREKYDALVEKHKQLLQHHNFEYNLAELEPAWFEAIESIRNLPFIETEHYLNKAMQEGKKVLCEGAQGSLLDIDFGSYPFVTSSNTICAGACNGLGIPPNKIENVIGIFKAYCTRVGSGPFPTELDNEVGEKIRQVGREFGATTGRPRRTGWLDIPALKYAVMINGVTELMMMKADILSEFDEIEICTHYDHKGEKIDYLPYNIDPQYLKPITIKVKGWKVDLTEIDSKEKLPAALLEYVKYIEKAVNTPISIVSVGPDRKQTIHMN; this is translated from the coding sequence ATGAGCAAAGCAGACGTATTATTAGGCCTACAATGGGGTGACGAAGGAAAAGGTAAAATTGTAGATGTATTAACTCCCAAGTACGATATCATCGCCAGGTTCCAGGGTGGTCCGAATGCAGGACACACATTGGAGTTTAACGGTATAAAACACGTTTTGCATACCATTCCAAGTGGAATTTTTCATCCAACTGCTATAAATATTGTTGGAAATGGCGTGGTAATTGATCCGGTAATTTTTAAAAAAGAAATTGATGCTTTATTGAAACTGGGTGTGGATGTAAAGTCCAAACTCATGATCAGCAAACGCGCGCATTTGATTTTACCAACGCATCGTTTAATTGATGCCGCCAGTGAAGCTTCAAAAGGCAAAAATAAAATTGGATCTACGTTAAAAGGTATTGGCCCAACTTACATGGATAAAACCGGGCGTAACGGTTTACGCATTGGCGATATTGAAACCAATGAGTTCAGAGAAAAATACGATGCCCTTGTAGAAAAACACAAACAACTTTTACAGCACCATAATTTCGAATACAATTTGGCTGAATTAGAGCCGGCCTGGTTTGAAGCCATAGAATCTATTAGAAATCTACCCTTCATTGAAACAGAACATTACCTGAACAAGGCGATGCAGGAAGGTAAAAAAGTTTTATGCGAAGGTGCGCAGGGAAGTTTATTGGATATTGATTTCGGATCCTATCCTTTTGTAACCAGCAGCAACACTATCTGCGCCGGTGCTTGTAACGGATTAGGAATTCCTCCAAATAAAATTGAAAACGTTATTGGGATTTTTAAAGCTTATTGCACGCGTGTAGGTAGCGGACCATTTCCAACAGAATTAGATAATGAAGTAGGAGAGAAAATTCGCCAGGTAGGAAGAGAGTTTGGTGCTACAACGGGCAGACCACGCCGTACAGGCTGGTTAGATATTCCGGCTTTAAAATACGCTGTGATGATTAACGGTGTTACCGAGTTAATGATGATGAAGGCGGACATTTTAAGTGAATTTGACGAAATAGAAATTTGCACGCACTATGACCACAAAGGTGAAAAAATAGATTATCTGCCTTACAATATCGATCCTCAGTACCTTAAACCAATTACCATTAAAGTAAAAGGGTGGAAAGTAGATCTCACAGAGATCGATAGCAAAGAAAAATTACCTGCTGCTTTATTAGAGTATGTAAAATACATTGAAAAAGCTGTAAATACGCCAATCTCTATCGTATCTGTGGGTCCTGACAGGAAACAAACCATTCACATGAATTAA
- the lgt gene encoding prolipoprotein diacylglyceryl transferase encodes MLNFITWNPSPEIFTIPGIDWPVRWYGLTWALAFIASFYFMNIIFKKEGRSDKDLDTLTLYIIIGTILGARLGHCLFYGPWWDEYTPTGMLIQEGYLSHPLNMLKVYEGGLASHGGAIGIITAMILYCRKTKESWLWLFDRLVVVVPLAGMCIRIGNLINSEIIGRVTDVPWAFIFVQADNQPRHPAQLYEAIFCLILFIFMFWFWKNKRNSVGPGFMFGMLCILLFIERFVDEFFKENQVGFEDQMQFNMGQWLSLPFIAIGIIFIIYSFKRAPNSYRSEAITKPE; translated from the coding sequence ATTTTAAACTTCATTACCTGGAATCCTTCACCCGAAATTTTCACTATCCCCGGCATCGATTGGCCAGTGCGTTGGTATGGTTTAACGTGGGCGCTTGCCTTCATTGCCAGCTTTTATTTTATGAATATTATTTTCAAAAAAGAAGGCAGGTCTGATAAGGACCTTGACACTTTAACCCTTTATATTATTATAGGGACGATTCTTGGTGCAAGACTTGGACATTGTTTATTTTATGGTCCCTGGTGGGATGAGTATACACCAACAGGGATGTTGATACAAGAAGGCTATTTATCGCACCCGCTGAATATGCTGAAGGTATATGAAGGCGGTTTAGCGAGTCACGGCGGAGCGATTGGCATTATTACAGCCATGATACTCTACTGCCGCAAAACAAAAGAAAGTTGGTTGTGGTTATTTGATCGCTTGGTAGTTGTAGTTCCTTTAGCGGGTATGTGTATCCGTATCGGAAATCTCATCAATAGTGAAATAATCGGGCGAGTAACAGATGTACCCTGGGCTTTCATTTTTGTGCAGGCAGACAATCAGCCGCGTCATCCGGCGCAATTATACGAAGCCATCTTCTGTCTCATTTTATTTATTTTCATGTTTTGGTTTTGGAAAAACAAACGCAATTCTGTAGGACCAGGTTTTATGTTTGGCATGCTCTGCATTCTACTTTTCATTGAAAGGTTCGTAGACGAATTTTTTAAAGAAAACCAGGTAGGCTTTGAAGATCAGATGCAGTTTAATATGGGACAGTGGTTAAGTCTTCCATTTATTGCCATTGGCATCATTTTTATTATTTACTCTTTTAAAAGAGCTCCGAATTCGTACAGATCGGAAGCTATTACCAAGCCAGAATAA
- a CDS encoding phosphoribosylglycinamide formyltransferase: MINAAIFASGEGTNAENLFTYFANDSRIKIKLVVTNKDSAGIVARAEKHKKNVQIVSKAALENYTDQLIEFLKVEKIDLIILAGFLLKIPEAFVKAFPDKIINLHPALLPKYGGAGMYGANVHKAVIENKEKESGITIHYVNEEYDKGEIILQASTLLDENETHETLAKKIQQLEFEHLPKAVEKFLK; encoded by the coding sequence ATGATTAATGCGGCCATATTTGCCAGTGGAGAAGGTACCAACGCGGAAAACTTATTTACCTATTTTGCGAATGATTCGCGTATAAAGATCAAATTGGTTGTAACCAACAAAGATTCAGCAGGAATTGTAGCGCGCGCGGAAAAGCACAAAAAAAACGTACAGATAGTAAGTAAAGCAGCTCTTGAAAATTACACCGATCAATTGATTGAATTTTTAAAAGTAGAAAAAATTGATCTGATCATTCTTGCAGGATTTTTATTAAAAATTCCGGAAGCTTTTGTAAAAGCTTTTCCAGATAAAATTATTAATCTTCATCCAGCGCTATTACCAAAGTACGGTGGAGCAGGGATGTACGGCGCCAACGTTCACAAAGCGGTTATTGAAAATAAAGAAAAAGAGAGTGGTATTACTATTCACTATGTAAACGAAGAATACGACAAAGGTGAAATTATTTTACAGGCAAGTACTTTATTGGATGAAAATGAAACTCACGAAACACTCGCGAAAAAAATTCAGCAACTTGAGTTTGAACATTTGCCTAAGGCAGTGGAGAAGTTTTTAAAATAA
- a CDS encoding band 7 protein yields the protein MEFIARFWWVIIPILMLIFYKLVFRLFGIIIVPEDKIGLVTKKFVLFGKSELPPGRIVAVQGEAGFQAQTFAPGIYFWKWIWQYEITLQALTIIPQGKIGLIVAKDGKELETGHILARKVECDGYQDAVSFLNNGGRKGRQSAYITAGTYRINTFLFEIFSVDMFTVTDNMVGVVTTLDGSQIEEGSIAGKNMDGHNNFQDSDAFLSRGGNKGLQPQVILAGSYYLNPWFAVVEQIKMTEIPIGYVGVVISYVGSEGKDLSGAEFKHGNIVSRGEKGVWAEPLGPGKYPINTFIMRVELVPTTNLVLNWANARSEAHQLDKHLSTITVRSKDGFPFNLDVSQIIHIPTNEAPKVIARFGNMVNLVGQVLEPTIGNYFRNSAQDSDVIAFLSTRKERQDAAKKRISEVLDQYNVNGVDTLIGDIVPPDSLMKTLTDRKIAEEQNTTFETQKRAEITRQTLEKETAVADMQKEIVKADQGVLIAERIADAAVKKATGEASGVKISSVAEADRLKIIASADAEKTKVTANAEAEKIKALANAEAEKISVTGNAEAQKILAIGKSNAEAYKLSVSAMGGDNFTKLKVTEAIGKEKIKIIPEILITGGEGGSNGPINGLLGLQLLDGMMERNAKKEDGERKI from the coding sequence ATGGAATTTATTGCAAGATTTTGGTGGGTAATCATTCCCATTTTAATGCTCATATTTTACAAACTCGTTTTTCGTTTATTCGGAATTATTATTGTGCCGGAAGATAAAATCGGGCTCGTTACCAAAAAATTCGTCCTTTTTGGCAAATCAGAATTACCTCCGGGCAGAATCGTTGCCGTACAGGGGGAAGCGGGCTTTCAGGCGCAGACTTTTGCCCCGGGAATTTACTTCTGGAAATGGATCTGGCAATATGAAATCACTTTACAGGCGCTCACCATTATTCCGCAGGGAAAGATTGGATTAATTGTTGCGAAAGATGGAAAGGAATTAGAAACCGGTCACATTCTCGCGCGAAAAGTAGAATGTGATGGTTATCAGGATGCTGTAAGTTTTTTAAATAATGGTGGAAGAAAAGGAAGACAATCGGCTTATATTACGGCAGGAACTTACCGTATCAACACATTTTTATTTGAGATTTTTTCGGTGGACATGTTTACTGTTACCGATAATATGGTTGGTGTTGTAACTACGCTTGATGGTTCTCAAATTGAAGAAGGTAGCATAGCCGGGAAAAACATGGATGGACATAATAATTTCCAGGATAGTGATGCTTTTTTATCACGCGGTGGAAATAAAGGTCTGCAACCGCAGGTTATTTTGGCCGGTTCTTATTATCTGAATCCCTGGTTTGCTGTAGTTGAACAAATTAAAATGACAGAGATACCGATTGGGTATGTGGGGGTTGTTATTTCGTATGTAGGAAGCGAAGGAAAAGATTTAAGCGGAGCTGAATTCAAACATGGTAACATCGTAAGCCGCGGTGAAAAAGGCGTATGGGCAGAACCATTAGGGCCCGGCAAATACCCGATCAATACTTTTATAATGCGTGTGGAATTAGTTCCGACCACTAACCTGGTACTAAACTGGGCAAATGCCCGCAGCGAAGCGCATCAGCTCGATAAACATTTATCCACTATTACGGTGCGCAGTAAGGACGGTTTCCCGTTCAATCTCGACGTTTCACAAATCATCCACATTCCAACAAACGAAGCACCAAAAGTTATAGCACGGTTTGGAAATATGGTTAATCTTGTAGGACAGGTTCTGGAACCCACTATTGGCAATTATTTTAGGAACTCGGCGCAAGATAGTGATGTAATCGCTTTTTTAAGTACCCGTAAAGAAAGACAGGATGCAGCGAAAAAACGTATCAGTGAAGTGCTTGATCAGTACAACGTAAACGGCGTGGATACTTTGATCGGAGACATTGTGCCACCGGATAGCTTGATGAAAACATTAACGGATCGTAAGATCGCCGAAGAACAAAACACCACCTTTGAAACACAAAAACGCGCAGAGATTACCCGCCAGACTTTAGAAAAGGAAACAGCTGTGGCGGACATGCAAAAGGAAATAGTGAAAGCAGATCAAGGTGTATTGATCGCAGAACGTATAGCAGATGCGGCCGTTAAGAAAGCAACCGGGGAAGCGAGCGGTGTAAAAATATCTTCTGTGGCAGAAGCCGATCGTCTGAAAATTATTGCTTCAGCAGATGCTGAGAAAACAAAAGTAACAGCGAATGCAGAAGCGGAGAAAATTAAAGCCTTAGCAAACGCGGAGGCAGAAAAGATTTCAGTGACAGGGAATGCGGAAGCGCAAAAAATTCTTGCTATTGGTAAGTCTAACGCCGAAGCTTATAAATTATCTGTTAGTGCCATGGGCGGAGATAACTTTACCAAATTAAAAGTAACAGAAGCGATCGGGAAAGAAAAAATAAAAATCATCCCCGAAATATTAATTACAGGTGGAGAAGGCGGAAGCAACGGCCCCATTAATGGTTTGCTGGGATTGCAATTGTTAGATGGTATGATGGAGAGGAATGCCAAGAAAGAAGATGGTGAAAGAAAAATCTAA
- a CDS encoding HPP family protein gives MVTQHLKRNYRIAKYVIYKQTIVDPIDHLWTFIGAFIGIGLVGFLQGTRFGEMDNVFLIGSFGASAVLIFGATNSPLAQPRNLVGGHLISAIVGVCIHKLLPDQLWVASALAVSLAIVGMQITKTLHPPGGATALIANIGSEKIKALGFFYVFSPVLSGVLILLAVALVVNNIPKHRTYPYQKKLFWKRYKK, from the coding sequence ATGGTAACACAACATTTAAAACGTAATTACCGCATTGCAAAATATGTGATCTACAAACAAACTATTGTAGATCCTATTGATCACCTCTGGACTTTTATTGGCGCTTTCATTGGTATAGGACTCGTTGGTTTTCTTCAAGGCACGCGGTTTGGCGAGATGGATAATGTTTTCTTAATCGGATCCTTTGGTGCGAGTGCAGTATTAATTTTTGGAGCAACTAACAGTCCTTTGGCGCAACCCAGAAATTTGGTTGGAGGGCATTTAATTTCAGCCATCGTGGGGGTTTGCATTCATAAGCTGTTGCCGGATCAATTGTGGGTGGCTTCAGCACTGGCTGTTTCGCTTGCAATTGTCGGCATGCAGATTACCAAAACCCTTCATCCGCCCGGCGGAGCAACGGCCCTCATCGCAAATATAGGTTCTGAAAAAATAAAGGCTCTTGGGTTTTTTTATGTTTTTTCACCTGTACTGTCGGGAGTATTGATATTGCTGGCGGTGGCGCTTGTTGTAAACAATATTCCTAAACACCGTACTTATCCTTACCAGAAAAAATTGTTCTGGAAGCGTTACAAAAAGTGA
- a CDS encoding alpha/beta hydrolase yields MTITRHSYFKNKPAANSWLKLWVDRLEKMNEKLYSGFQISTSLGTTQVYGLNLDREDLEPLVLFPGARTSALFFDLDNGLKILEDQFRIYFIETNGLPNLSDGNTPDIKSSGYGEWASEVLETLSISKAFVAGASFGGLICMKLGIVAPEKVKAAFLFNPGCLQPFSLTSKNLYYNILPIFAPTEKNVLTFLEKAVLFKPNHWLSEERLKLLVDYEVYVLRNYRDNTQKPYYMNEELRKVKCATYLIEGDKDLLFPYQQSIKNAKEKISTLKEVSILENVGHGIETLPAAMQLLKQKINEYLKDTGAV; encoded by the coding sequence ATGACTATTACAAGACATTCCTATTTTAAGAATAAACCAGCTGCTAATTCCTGGTTAAAACTCTGGGTCGATCGGCTGGAGAAAATGAATGAAAAACTATATTCTGGTTTCCAGATTTCTACTTCGTTGGGAACAACACAGGTTTATGGTTTAAATCTTGACAGAGAAGATCTTGAGCCCCTTGTGCTATTTCCAGGAGCAAGAACGAGTGCGCTTTTTTTTGATCTGGATAATGGGTTAAAAATTCTTGAAGATCAGTTCAGAATTTACTTTATCGAAACAAATGGATTGCCCAATCTTAGCGACGGTAATACACCTGATATTAAGTCGTCAGGCTACGGTGAGTGGGCTTCAGAAGTGCTCGAAACCTTAAGTATTTCTAAAGCCTTTGTTGCAGGTGCATCTTTTGGCGGACTTATTTGCATGAAATTAGGAATAGTGGCACCTGAAAAAGTAAAAGCGGCATTTCTTTTCAATCCAGGCTGCCTGCAACCGTTTTCTTTAACATCTAAGAACCTCTACTATAATATTCTGCCCATTTTTGCTCCAACCGAAAAAAACGTTCTGACATTTTTAGAGAAAGCGGTACTCTTCAAACCCAATCACTGGCTCTCTGAAGAACGCCTTAAACTTTTGGTGGACTACGAAGTTTATGTTTTAAGAAATTACAGAGACAATACGCAAAAACCTTACTACATGAATGAGGAATTGCGAAAGGTAAAATGCGCAACTTATTTGATAGAAGGCGACAAGGATTTATTGTTTCCTTACCAGCAGTCGATTAAAAATGCAAAGGAAAAGATCAGCACTTTAAAAGAGGTTAGCATTTTAGAAAATGTGGGTCATGGTATTGAAACTTTACCGGCAGCTATGCAGCTACTGAAGCAGAAGATTAATGAGTATTTGAAAGACACTGGAGCTGTTTAA
- a CDS encoding ABC transporter has protein sequence MKHLKVLNAYFLKYKWHFLGGLLFVSLSTIFGTYQGVIVRNGTNKIIDIINKNADVDSMVFIQYGLTIIGLALVSGLFMFLMRQTTIVMSRHIEYDQKNEIYNHYQNLDTGFYKRHTTGDLMNRISEDVGKVRMYTGPAIMYIANTIVTTVTILIFMLRVNPTLTLLVFLPLPILSFVIYKVSDMIGKQSTKVQQQLSGLTSQAQESFSAIRIIKAYARENFFKEQMEEKNEAYKNTALKLASIESLFAPVMALMIGLSVLITVWYGGKLTIENKIEPGNITEFILYVFRLTWPFASLGWVTSLVQRAAASQQRINEFLQQQPTIKNDNLETYKIAGDLEFKNVNFTYPENNITALKNISFKLKQGQSLGIIGQVGSGKSSIVNLITRQYDTSGGEILIDNKNIKQHNLHLLRKNCGVVPQEVFLFSDTVANNISFGSPYAVVDRELVENAAKQAGVYENILGFAEKFETVVGERGVTLSGGQKQRISIARAIINKPQLLIFDDCLSAVDSETEELILGNLKKEMKGKTSVIVSHRISSIKAADLILYLKEGEISEMGTHEELIALGKEYAHLNKLQRH, from the coding sequence GTGAAGCATCTTAAAGTATTAAACGCATATTTTTTAAAGTACAAATGGCACTTTTTAGGAGGTTTGCTGTTTGTTTCTCTCTCTACAATTTTTGGCACCTACCAGGGAGTGATCGTACGAAACGGTACCAATAAGATCATAGACATCATCAACAAAAATGCTGATGTTGACTCGATGGTTTTTATTCAGTATGGCCTTACCATTATTGGCCTGGCGCTTGTGAGCGGGCTCTTTATGTTCCTCATGCGCCAAACTACCATTGTGATGAGCCGCCACATTGAATATGATCAGAAAAACGAGATTTACAATCACTATCAGAATTTAGATACAGGTTTTTACAAACGCCACACCACGGGGGATCTTATGAACCGTATAAGCGAAGATGTTGGAAAGGTTCGCATGTATACCGGTCCGGCTATTATGTACATAGCCAATACTATTGTGACAACCGTTACCATTCTGATTTTTATGTTGCGCGTTAACCCCACTTTAACCCTTCTTGTATTTTTACCTTTACCTATTTTATCTTTTGTGATATATAAAGTATCTGACATGATCGGAAAACAAAGCACGAAGGTTCAGCAGCAATTAAGTGGACTTACCTCGCAGGCCCAGGAAAGCTTTAGCGCTATTCGTATTATCAAAGCCTATGCACGCGAGAATTTTTTTAAAGAACAAATGGAAGAAAAAAACGAAGCTTACAAAAACACTGCTTTAAAATTAGCTTCCATAGAATCTTTGTTTGCTCCGGTAATGGCTCTCATGATTGGCCTGAGCGTACTAATAACTGTTTGGTATGGAGGAAAACTAACCATTGAAAATAAAATTGAACCTGGAAATATTACCGAGTTTATTTTATATGTGTTTCGTTTAACCTGGCCTTTTGCTTCTTTGGGATGGGTAACTTCTCTGGTTCAGCGTGCCGCAGCATCGCAGCAACGTATCAACGAATTTTTGCAACAACAACCTACAATTAAAAATGACAATCTTGAAACTTATAAAATTGCAGGAGATCTTGAATTTAAAAATGTGAATTTTACGTATCCTGAAAATAACATTACCGCATTAAAAAATATTTCGTTCAAATTAAAACAGGGGCAATCCCTTGGTATCATCGGTCAGGTGGGTAGCGGTAAATCCAGCATCGTAAACCTGATCACCCGCCAGTACGATACAAGTGGCGGAGAAATCTTAATTGACAATAAAAACATTAAACAACACAATTTGCATTTGCTGCGAAAAAATTGTGGAGTGGTTCCCCAGGAAGTGTTTTTATTCAGCGATACTGTTGCTAATAATATTTCATTCGGAAGCCCTTATGCCGTTGTTGATCGCGAGCTTGTTGAGAATGCCGCTAAACAGGCCGGCGTTTATGAAAATATTTTAGGCTTTGCTGAGAAATTTGAAACTGTTGTGGGAGAGCGCGGTGTTACTTTAAGCGGTGGCCAGAAACAAAGAATCTCCATTGCCCGCGCCATTATTAATAAACCTCAGCTTTTAATATTTGATGATTGCTTAAGCGCTGTAGATAGTGAAACGGAAGAATTAATTCTGGGTAATCTCAAAAAAGAAATGAAAGGAAAAACAAGCGTGATTGTGAGTCACCGTATTTCCAGTATTAAAGCTGCTGATCTTATTCTTTATTTAAAAGAAGGCGAAATTTCTGAAATGGGAACGCATGAAGAGCTGATAGCACTAGGAAAAGAGTATGCGCATTTGAATAAATTACAGAGACACTAA
- a CDS encoding leucine dehydrogenase, with translation MEVKTLTNSDLMKNPVIGQMSLHNHEQILFCNDNATGLKAIIAIHNTVLGPSLGGTRMWNYQNEMEALTDVLRLSRGMTYKSSVAGLNLGGGKAVIIGDSKKIKSEALLRRFGKFVESLGGKYITAEDVAMTSRDMEIIKMETDYVSGLPENMGGSGDPSPVTAYGVYVSMKASAKEVWGNDSLSGKKVLVQGIGHVGEVLVSHLTKEGAKVYINDISEERLKAAADKYKAQVVSADTMFDLDIDIYAPCALGATVNEETLSRLKCKIICGAANNQLADEKIQGEAVGKQGILYAPDFVVNAGGIINVYYELEGYNRERAMTHAEKIYDTTFNLFQLAKKEGIPTYMAANRLGEQRIEAIARINAVL, from the coding sequence ATGGAAGTAAAAACCTTAACTAATTCCGATTTAATGAAAAATCCGGTTATCGGGCAAATGAGCCTGCATAACCACGAACAGATTTTATTTTGTAACGATAATGCAACGGGTTTAAAAGCCATTATTGCCATTCACAACACTGTGCTTGGTCCTTCTTTAGGCGGTACACGTATGTGGAATTACCAGAACGAAATGGAAGCTTTAACTGACGTTTTACGTTTATCCCGCGGTATGACTTACAAGTCATCTGTTGCAGGATTAAACCTTGGCGGCGGAAAGGCGGTTATTATAGGCGATTCTAAAAAAATTAAAAGTGAAGCGTTACTTCGTCGTTTTGGAAAATTCGTAGAAAGCTTAGGTGGTAAATATATTACGGCAGAAGATGTGGCAATGACGAGCCGCGATATGGAAATCATTAAAATGGAAACGGATTATGTGAGCGGACTTCCTGAAAATATGGGTGGCAGCGGTGATCCTAGTCCGGTTACAGCTTATGGCGTTTACGTAAGCATGAAAGCAAGTGCGAAGGAAGTATGGGGTAATGATAGTCTGAGTGGTAAAAAAGTTTTAGTGCAAGGTATCGGTCACGTTGGTGAAGTGTTAGTTTCTCACTTAACTAAAGAAGGCGCCAAAGTTTATATTAATGATATTAGCGAAGAGCGTTTAAAAGCTGCTGCTGATAAATACAAAGCACAAGTAGTTTCAGCCGACACTATGTTTGATTTAGATATTGATATTTATGCTCCCTGCGCTTTAGGTGCAACGGTAAATGAAGAAACTCTATCAAGATTAAAATGTAAAATTATTTGCGGCGCTGCAAACAACCAGTTAGCTGACGAGAAAATTCAAGGTGAAGCAGTAGGCAAACAAGGTATTCTTTACGCTCCCGATTTTGTTGTAAACGCCGGAGGTATTATCAATGTGTATTACGAACTCGAAGGTTACAACAGAGAACGTGCTATGACACATGCGGAAAAAATATACGATACTACTTTCAATTTATTTCAATTGGCAAAAAAAGAAGGCATTCCAACTTATATGGCTGCTAACCGCCTGGGTGAGCAACGCATAGAAGCAATCGCCCGAATTAATGCAGTACTATAG
- the nusB gene encoding transcription antitermination factor NusB: protein MLNRRFLRIKVMQALYSFFQHEKGNTMTFEKELFKSLDKIQELYLSILALVNDLHHMALMVIDESKNKHRPNAEDLDPNLKFVNNTLLTSMSRNEDLKDQIEKRKISWQNDSDIVRRIFNEIRNSEEYKTYLALDQPGIKEDREFIISVITEYLSENEVLIGLFEDKNIHWADDTFVAFNSVIRTFEDFNGEFKMQPLLKDEKDDLDFMSLLFNKTIIYHQQFEELIGRHTQNWEVDRIANMDMLLMEMALTEILYIPNVPVKASLNEYIDISKEYSTPNSKTFVNGVLDKIIAELKRENKINKTGRGLKEN from the coding sequence ATGTTAAACAGAAGATTTTTAAGAATAAAGGTGATGCAGGCTCTGTACTCGTTTTTTCAACATGAAAAAGGAAATACAATGACCTTTGAAAAAGAACTATTTAAAAGTCTAGACAAGATCCAGGAGCTCTATCTTTCCATCTTAGCTTTGGTGAACGACCTTCACCACATGGCTTTAATGGTAATTGATGAAAGTAAAAATAAACACCGTCCCAATGCTGAAGACCTTGATCCGAATCTGAAATTCGTGAATAATACTTTGTTAACGAGTATGTCTAGAAATGAGGACTTAAAAGATCAGATTGAAAAACGTAAAATTTCGTGGCAAAACGACAGTGATATCGTGCGTCGTATTTTTAATGAAATACGTAACAGTGAAGAATATAAAACCTACCTGGCTTTAGATCAGCCTGGTATTAAAGAAGATCGTGAATTTATTATCTCTGTCATTACCGAGTATTTAAGTGAGAACGAAGTGTTAATTGGTTTGTTCGAAGACAAAAATATTCATTGGGCAGATGATACTTTCGTAGCCTTCAATTCTGTGATTCGCACTTTTGAAGATTTTAACGGAGAATTTAAAATGCAGCCTTTGTTAAAAGACGAAAAGGATGACCTGGATTTTATGAGTCTTCTGTTTAATAAAACAATTATTTACCACCAGCAATTTGAAGAGCTTATTGGAAGACACACTCAGAATTGGGAAGTAGACCGTATCGCTAATATGGATATGCTTTTAATGGAAATGGCTCTAACCGAGATTCTTTACATTCCGAATGTCCCTGTAAAAGCTTCTTTAAACGAGTATATCGATATTAGTAAAGAATATAGTACGCCAAATAGTAAAACATTTGTAAATGGAGTACTCGATAAAATTATCGCCGAACTGAAGCGAGAAAATAAAATCAATAAGACGGGCAGAGGCCTGAAAGAAAATTAG
- the prmC gene encoding protein-(glutamine-N5) methyltransferase, release factor-specific: protein MRIAGNKLKHISDFFYSELREVYPVSEIDAMLAVAVETVLGFSRTEQLSKQEENINQSDLLKLYDCAKDLKKNIPLQYSLGETWFYNLRFKVNASVLIPRPETEELVDLILKENPASRSVLDIGTGSGCIPVCLKYYSPKTEVFACDISSDALSLAGKNSLLNKAEVNFFEANALDETDIPSKIERDFEIIISNPPYIKAEEKKLMEKNVLEHEPHLALFVEGNDSIIFYKKIIDLCSKSLAQKGKLYFELNALTAKEVQRYADGSHLFEKTFLIKDMSGALRFFKGIKN from the coding sequence ATGCGCATAGCAGGTAACAAGCTTAAACATATAAGCGACTTTTTTTATAGCGAACTCCGTGAAGTTTATCCAGTTTCAGAAATTGATGCTATGTTGGCCGTTGCAGTAGAAACCGTTTTAGGATTCTCGCGTACCGAGCAATTAAGTAAACAGGAAGAAAACATCAATCAAAGCGATCTGTTAAAACTTTACGACTGTGCCAAGGACCTTAAAAAAAACATTCCTTTACAATATAGCCTGGGCGAAACCTGGTTTTACAATCTTCGCTTTAAAGTGAATGCTTCAGTTTTAATTCCGCGTCCCGAAACAGAAGAATTGGTAGATCTGATCCTTAAAGAAAATCCTGCGTCCAGATCTGTGTTAGACATTGGAACAGGAAGCGGTTGCATCCCGGTTTGTTTGAAATATTATTCTCCGAAAACGGAAGTCTTTGCTTGTGATATTAGTTCAGATGCTCTGTCGCTCGCTGGAAAAAACTCCCTTTTAAACAAAGCAGAAGTTAATTTCTTTGAAGCAAATGCCTTGGATGAAACGGACATTCCCTCTAAAATCGAAAGGGATTTCGAAATCATAATCAGCAATCCGCCATACATAAAGGCCGAAGAAAAAAAGCTGATGGAGAAAAATGTGCTCGAGCACGAACCTCACCTGGCATTGTTTGTAGAAGGAAACGACAGCATAATCTTTTATAAAAAAATAATTGATCTTTGCTCAAAATCCCTGGCACAAAAGGGCAAGCTCTATTTTGAATTAAATGCGTTAACTGCCAAAGAAGTTCAGCGCTATGCAGATGGAAGTCATCTATTCGAAAAAACTTTTTTAATCAAAGACATGAGCGGGGCTTTACGTTTTTTTAAAGGCATAAAGAACTAA